The Microscilla marina ATCC 23134 genome window below encodes:
- a CDS encoding YceI family protein codes for MNTSRFLTFALVLSVAFLFVRCSESPKSDKAKTGDAKKVDTTAVTNATTMNVDQASSKVTWVGTKLVDKHNGAFGLKSGSVAIKEGKLTGGSFIIDIKSLKVLDIPADEEGNGKLVTHLLSKDFFAADKFPESTFEIVSVEDYKEENNKDRENLDKKYTLANPTHMITGNLELKGVKKSITFPAKVAIDGDKVTAEAKFNINRKDWGMNYHADESLKDKFIRPTVHIGFNVSAKK; via the coding sequence ATGAATACTTCAAGATTTTTAACATTCGCATTGGTACTTTCTGTTGCCTTCTTGTTTGTAAGATGCAGCGAATCGCCTAAGAGTGATAAAGCAAAAACCGGAGACGCCAAAAAAGTAGACACAACAGCAGTGACTAACGCTACTACTATGAATGTAGACCAGGCAAGCAGTAAAGTTACCTGGGTGGGCACCAAACTGGTAGATAAGCACAATGGAGCTTTTGGCCTCAAAAGTGGCTCAGTTGCCATAAAAGAGGGAAAGTTAACAGGAGGAAGCTTTATTATTGATATTAAAAGCCTGAAAGTATTAGATATTCCCGCTGATGAAGAGGGCAACGGTAAACTGGTGACACACTTGCTAAGCAAAGACTTTTTTGCGGCAGACAAATTTCCTGAGAGTACATTTGAAATAGTATCAGTAGAAGACTACAAGGAAGAAAATAACAAAGACCGGGAAAATTTAGACAAGAAGTACACACTAGCAAACCCTACGCACATGATTACTGGCAACCTTGAGCTTAAAGGAGTAAAGAAAAGCATTACTTTTCCGGCTAAAGTTGCTATAGATGGTGACAAAGTAACTGCTGAAGCCAAGTTTAATATTAACCGTAAAGATTGGGGAATGAACTATCACGCTGATGAGTCGTTGAAAGATAAGTTTATCCGCCCTACTGTACATATAGGCTTCAATGTATCAGCTAAGAAATAA
- a CDS encoding IMPACT family protein — protein sequence MKDTYQMITAPSEGFFKDRGSKFFAFAYPVHTEEEIKSCQDELRKKYYDARHHCYAFVLGAHQQAFRASDDGEPKHSAGDPILGQIRSFDLTNVLVVVVRYFGGTKLGVSGLINAYKTAAAEALEAAKVEEKLMTQNISIQFEYDQMNLVMKMIKDYALEIVTQEQAMNCTMTLAIRNKLFEEVATTFGKMHPLKVLEGGVE from the coding sequence ATGAAAGATACTTACCAAATGATTACGGCTCCATCGGAGGGATTTTTTAAAGATCGAGGAAGCAAGTTTTTTGCGTTTGCCTATCCAGTACACACCGAAGAGGAAATAAAATCTTGCCAGGATGAGCTAAGAAAAAAGTACTACGATGCCCGTCACCATTGCTATGCTTTTGTGTTGGGTGCCCACCAACAGGCATTTCGCGCCAGCGACGATGGAGAACCTAAACACTCGGCGGGCGACCCTATTTTAGGGCAAATACGCTCGTTTGACCTCACCAATGTTTTGGTGGTAGTTGTGCGCTATTTTGGCGGAACCAAACTAGGCGTAAGCGGATTGATCAACGCCTATAAAACTGCCGCAGCTGAAGCACTGGAAGCCGCCAAAGTGGAAGAGAAATTAATGACACAAAATATCAGCATTCAGTTTGAGTATGACCAAATGAACCTGGTCATGAAAATGATTAAAGACTATGCACTAGAGATTGTGACACAAGAGCAAGCCATGAACTGTACAATGACCCTTGCCATTCGTAATAAATTGTTTGAAGAGGTGGCTACCACATTTGGCAAAATGCATCCGCTTAAGGTATTAGAAGGTGGCGTAGAGTAA